A region of Flavobacterium indicum GPTSA100-9 = DSM 17447 DNA encodes the following proteins:
- a CDS encoding RecQ family ATP-dependent DNA helicase, with protein MNSALEVLKKHWNYDSFRVPQDAIIQSVLEGNDTFALLPTGGGKSICFQIPALLKPGLCLVISPLVALMKDQVENLKNRDIKALALVGGISFEETSQLLDNCTFGGYKFLYVSPERLQQDWILERIKQLNINLVAIDEAHCISQWGHDFRPAYLKISNLKEHFHVPFIALTATATEKVQEDICSLLQFKNTKVFKKSFNRFNLGYHVIYTEDKITKLKQIFTKNPQPSIVYVRNRKACLEISKQLNELGFSATYYHGGLKSKEKTQNMQLWMEEKAFIMVATNAFGMGIDKPNVKTVIHLQVPENIENYYQEAGRAGRNGEKAYALLLTHEFDIKKTREQFITSLPDKSFLNKVYHALNNYFQIAYGEGTGTIFTFNLQIFCQKYNFPVSKTFSCIQFLDREGILTFNNETNDKAQIQFLIESREIIRYISLNPKDEPIINAILRTYPGIFEQLTAINTILIANKSNTTEETIIVLLQKLQQQDIIELHLFSNDSKIIFNEPREDDYTINRISKHLNNQNQLKIEKFEAILAFVNDKKTCKSVLISNYFGEENETACGICSTCLQQKQDNLKDSTSVITNLLQKSAMTSQELQHSSQLSNEALIFALQTLLENDIIFLNQNKKYQIK; from the coding sequence ATGAATAGTGCGTTAGAAGTTTTAAAAAAACATTGGAATTACGATTCCTTCCGTGTTCCTCAAGATGCCATTATTCAAAGTGTTTTAGAAGGAAATGATACCTTTGCATTGCTTCCAACTGGTGGCGGAAAATCAATTTGCTTTCAAATTCCAGCCTTATTAAAACCTGGACTTTGTTTGGTAATTTCTCCTTTGGTTGCTTTAATGAAGGATCAGGTTGAAAATTTAAAAAATAGAGACATTAAAGCACTCGCTTTGGTTGGTGGTATTTCATTTGAAGAAACCAGTCAATTACTAGATAATTGTACATTTGGAGGTTATAAATTTTTATATGTTTCACCAGAACGTTTGCAACAAGATTGGATTTTAGAACGTATCAAACAATTAAACATCAATTTAGTTGCTATTGATGAAGCGCATTGTATTAGTCAATGGGGACATGACTTCCGTCCTGCTTATTTAAAAATCAGCAATTTAAAAGAACATTTTCATGTACCTTTTATTGCTCTAACTGCAACAGCTACTGAAAAAGTACAAGAAGATATTTGTTCACTATTACAATTTAAAAATACAAAAGTTTTTAAAAAATCGTTTAACCGATTCAATTTAGGTTATCATGTTATCTATACAGAGGATAAAATAACTAAATTAAAACAGATTTTTACAAAAAATCCTCAGCCTTCCATAGTTTATGTTCGCAACAGAAAAGCTTGTTTAGAAATTAGTAAACAATTAAATGAATTAGGTTTTTCTGCAACGTATTATCACGGCGGACTAAAAAGTAAAGAAAAAACACAAAATATGCAATTATGGATGGAAGAAAAAGCATTCATAATGGTTGCCACCAATGCCTTTGGAATGGGAATTGACAAGCCCAATGTAAAAACTGTAATTCATCTTCAAGTACCAGAAAATATTGAAAATTATTATCAAGAAGCTGGAAGAGCTGGTCGAAATGGTGAAAAAGCGTATGCTCTTTTATTAACTCACGAATTTGATATCAAAAAAACAAGAGAACAATTTATCACTTCTTTACCCGATAAATCTTTTTTAAATAAAGTTTATCATGCTTTAAATAATTATTTTCAAATTGCTTATGGCGAAGGTACTGGAACAATCTTTACTTTTAATCTACAAATATTTTGTCAAAAGTATAATTTCCCTGTTTCTAAAACTTTTAGCTGCATTCAGTTTTTAGACCGAGAAGGTATTTTAACATTTAATAATGAAACTAACGATAAAGCTCAAATTCAATTTTTAATTGAAAGCCGTGAAATAATTCGATACATTAGTTTAAATCCTAAAGACGAGCCAATTATAAATGCTATCCTAAGAACTTATCCTGGTATATTTGAACAACTAACCGCAATAAATACAATTTTAATAGCCAATAAATCAAATACAACTGAAGAAACTATAATTGTTCTTTTGCAAAAGTTACAACAACAAGACATTATTGAATTACACTTATTTTCAAACGACAGTAAAATTATATTTAACGAACCTCGAGAAGACGATTATACAATAAATAGAATTAGTAAACATTTAAACAATCAAAATCAATTAAAAATTGAAAAATTTGAAGCAATTCTTGCGTTTGTAAACGATAAAAAAACGTGTAAATCAGTTTTAATTTCGAACTATTTTGGTGAAGAAAACGAGACAGCATGCGGAATTTGTTCTACTTGTTTACAACAAAAACAAGATAATCTAAAAGATAGTACTTCAGTCATTACGAATTTACTTCAAAAAAGCGCAATGACTTCACAAGAATTACAACATAGTTCACAACTATCAAATGAAGCACTTATCTTTGCACTTCAAACACTATTGGAAAATGATATAATTTTCTTAAATCAAAATAAAAAATACCAAATTAAGTAA
- the fmt gene encoding methionyl-tRNA formyltransferase yields the protein MEKLKIIFMGTPDFAVGILDRIYTAGYEIAAVITAPDKPAGRGQKVSISAVKAYALEKQLPLLQPTNLKNEDFLNELASYHANLQVVVAFRMLPEAVWKMPKYGTFNLHASLLPQYRGAAPINWAIINGEKETGVTTFFIDDKIDTGAMILSRSTPIDEKENAGTLHDRLMQLGGETVLETLALIQNGEVKTVIQPENDDLKTAYKLNKENCKVNWSKSGKEIHNQIRGLSPYPAAWTYIKDGENEWNVKLYDVEFIQEQHTEKINSIHTTKKEMKIALKDGWLKVHSLQFPAKKRMLTHELLNGIQFSSQAHVL from the coding sequence ATGGAAAAATTAAAAATTATATTCATGGGTACACCTGATTTTGCAGTAGGTATCCTTGATAGAATATATACTGCAGGATATGAAATTGCAGCTGTAATTACAGCACCAGACAAACCAGCAGGTAGAGGTCAAAAGGTATCAATTAGTGCGGTGAAAGCCTATGCATTAGAAAAACAATTACCTTTATTACAACCAACAAACTTAAAAAATGAAGATTTTTTAAACGAACTTGCATCTTATCATGCTAATTTACAAGTAGTTGTTGCTTTTAGAATGTTACCAGAAGCTGTTTGGAAAATGCCAAAATACGGAACATTTAATCTGCATGCTTCATTATTACCTCAATATAGAGGAGCTGCACCAATTAATTGGGCTATTATTAATGGAGAAAAAGAAACAGGCGTTACTACTTTTTTTATTGATGATAAAATTGATACTGGTGCCATGATTTTAAGTCGCTCTACTCCTATTGATGAAAAAGAAAATGCTGGAACTTTACATGATCGTTTAATGCAATTAGGCGGAGAAACTGTTTTAGAAACTTTAGCTTTAATTCAAAATGGTGAAGTAAAAACGGTTATTCAACCAGAAAATGACGATTTAAAAACGGCTTACAAATTAAATAAAGAAAACTGTAAGGTCAATTGGTCAAAATCGGGAAAAGAAATACATAATCAAATTAGAGGACTATCACCCTATCCGGCTGCTTGGACCTATATCAAAGATGGAGAAAACGAATGGAATGTAAAACTATATGATGTTGAATTTATTCAAGAACAACATACAGAAAAGATAAATAGTATTCATACCACCAAAAAAGAAATGAAAATTGCTTTAAAAGATGGATGGTTAAAAGTACACAGTTTACAATTTCCAGCCAAAAAAAGAATGTTGACTCATGAACTTTTAAACGGTATTCAATTCAGTTCGCAAGCCCATGTTTTATAG
- a CDS encoding DUF493 family protein, producing the protein MDKKTEEFYIRLKGELEESTQWPSNYLYKFIVPTNKEKIEKVENAFDNLGAVIETHTSKTGKYTSVSIQVIMNNADHVIEKYKELSTIEGIISL; encoded by the coding sequence ATGGATAAAAAAACGGAGGAATTTTATATTAGATTAAAAGGTGAATTAGAAGAGTCAACACAATGGCCTTCCAATTATTTGTATAAATTTATTGTTCCAACAAATAAAGAGAAAATTGAAAAAGTTGAAAATGCATTTGATAATTTAGGTGCTGTAATTGAAACACATACATCAAAAACAGGAAAATATACAAGTGTTTCAATTCAAGTGATAATGAATAATGCAGATCATGTAATTGAAAAATATAAAGAATTATCAACAATAGAAGGAATTATATCATTGTAA
- a CDS encoding DUF4290 domain-containing protein: MTYQSEESIQHLEYNSQRNHLIIPEYGRHVQKLIDEVTKIEDRERRNKGAKYIISVLGTLNPHLRDVPDFQHKLWDQLFIMSDFKIDVDSPYPIPTRDVITLKPERLPYPQNFPKYRFYGNNIKYMIDVACKWEDSELKNALIIVIANHMKKSYLSWNKETVTDEVIFEHLYELSNGQLNLLKTDEELSTSQNLMKVNKKQSNKTQFFSKNNQNQGQRNNSNNNKNFKPKNNQNQNQKNNNRKNNNN; this comes from the coding sequence ATGACGTATCAATCAGAGGAATCTATTCAACATTTAGAATACAATTCGCAACGTAATCATTTAATTATACCAGAATATGGTAGACATGTTCAAAAGTTAATTGATGAAGTTACAAAAATTGAAGATAGAGAAAGAAGAAATAAAGGAGCAAAATATATAATTTCAGTATTAGGTACTTTAAATCCTCATTTACGAGATGTGCCTGATTTTCAGCATAAATTATGGGATCAGTTGTTCATTATGTCCGATTTTAAAATCGATGTTGATTCACCTTACCCAATTCCAACACGAGACGTGATTACACTAAAACCGGAACGTTTACCTTACCCTCAAAATTTTCCTAAATACCGTTTTTATGGAAATAACATCAAATACATGATTGATGTGGCTTGCAAATGGGAAGATAGCGAATTGAAAAATGCTTTAATTATTGTGATTGCAAATCATATGAAAAAAAGTTACTTAAGTTGGAATAAAGAAACTGTTACCGATGAAGTAATTTTTGAACATTTATATGAGTTATCTAATGGACAATTAAATTTATTGAAAACAGATGAAGAATTGTCTACCTCACAAAATTTGATGAAAGTAAATAAAAAACAGTCTAATAAAACGCAGTTTTTTTCAAAAAATAATCAAAATCAAGGGCAAAGAAATAATTCGAATAATAATAAAAATTTTAAGCCAAAAAATAATCAAAATCAAAATCAAAAAAATAATAACAGAAAAAATAACAATAACTAA
- a CDS encoding AAA family ATPase — MNKKIILLIGGPSSGKTTLINHLEEEGYICYPEISREVTLKAREQGIDQLFLTNPMLFSEMLLDGRIEQFENALKEEKTVFIDRGIPDVVAYMDFIGDTYPEKFIEACKKYKYDKIFLLPPWEEIYTSDSERYESYEQAMQIHDFLVDTYTKYGYDLIEIPKVSVENRYQFIIDHL, encoded by the coding sequence ATGAATAAAAAAATTATATTATTAATTGGTGGACCAAGTTCTGGTAAGACCACCTTAATTAATCATCTTGAAGAAGAAGGTTATATTTGTTATCCAGAAATATCAAGGGAAGTTACGTTAAAAGCCAGAGAGCAAGGTATTGACCAACTTTTTTTAACCAATCCAATGCTTTTTAGTGAAATGCTTTTGGATGGAAGAATAGAGCAATTTGAAAATGCTTTAAAGGAAGAAAAAACGGTTTTCATTGATAGAGGAATCCCTGATGTGGTTGCTTATATGGATTTTATTGGTGATACATATCCAGAAAAATTCATTGAAGCTTGTAAAAAGTACAAATACGATAAAATATTCTTACTTCCTCCGTGGGAAGAAATTTATACTAGTGATAGTGAACGTTATGAAAGTTATGAACAAGCCATGCAAATTCACGACTTTTTAGTTGATACGTACACTAAATATGGTTATGATTTAATTGAAATACCTAAGGTTTCTGTTGAAAATAGATACCAATTTATCATTGATCATTTATAA